From Arachis stenosperma cultivar V10309 chromosome 2, arast.V10309.gnm1.PFL2, whole genome shotgun sequence, one genomic window encodes:
- the LOC130961555 gene encoding uncharacterized protein LOC130961555 has product MARWDAILSLPVQNPPTLEISSADLVWSKVEGWHDKLDRVALIPFARVDDFVRGESNNKECPTRFHVEARRRRRPSMPLKPKVDGILEYILYWCSFGPDDHRKGGVVRPSRTTYVPKKKNAGRPNTKRGCTCHFIVKRLIAEPSVALIIYNDDKHVDKKGLPCHGPQDKKAAGTRAMYAPYISEDLRLRVLSLLYVGVSVETIMQRHNESVERQGGPSNRDDLLTHRYVRRQERAIRRSTYELDDDDAVSIKMWVESHQSHVFFYEDFSDSDPFTLGIQTEWQLQQMIRFGNRALLASDSRFGTNKLKYPIHSLLVFNCDKKAIPVAWIIAPRFSSLDAHRWMRALYNRVQTKDPNWRLAGFIVDDPLYDILAIRDVFQCSVLISFWRVRHLWHKNIVRSLQIDMQIKISKQLELIVDNICRLQGTMSLFEDFIEDFIDESNFMDYFKATWYPRMGAWINALKTLPLASQETCAAVEFYHNQLKIRLFNEKDNSVFQRADWLVDKLGTKVHSYFWLDEYSGKDDFARYWKNEWISGLTSWRKALKIPDTDVLLEDGCAKVTDQDNPEKTYVVHNPSSMFSICNCSWAQGGNLCEHVLKVISIYQKRRSLPPSVGFFQYQQALKNMLHCPPYDSLIRDHAVSLAVSVQQQLNTLLDKESVATVMDPNEKRVVVDICLETSKVVSCNQDPKLDNKQFIISDDISLDGDDSDDGLKIADQVVDCHSNENGIPSERVREDSLPADMDVDLSSIYISPPRLLSTDENFSSNEFPDKAFATEVNEVLASEDGALCDDKDKERNLDKDCKEYAMDVDSPVLDVSLETATPKHCETHQNGFNDVPGVISCRKEAEL; this is encoded by the exons ATGGCCAGATGGGATGCAATTCTGTCGCTTCCCGTCCAAAATCCTCCCACATTGGAGATCTCTTCTGCTGACCTAGTATGGTCGAAAGTGGAAGGTTGGCATGATAAACTAGATAGAGTTGCTCTAATTCCATTTGCCAGAGTTGATGATTTTGTGAGAGGTGAATCAAATAATAAAGAATGTCCAACAAGATTTCATGTTGAAGCAAGGCGTCGACGTCGTCCATCAATGCCTCTCAAGCCGAAGGTTGATGGTATACTAGAGTATATACT GTATTGGTGTTCCTTTGGTCCCGATGACCACAGAAAAGGTGGCGTTGTACGGCCAAGTCGGACTACATATGttccaaagaagaaaaatgctGGTCGGCCAAATACTAAGAGAGGTTGCACCTGTCACTTTATTGTGAAACGCCTCATAGCCGAACCTTCAGTTGCCTTGAtcatatataatgatgataaaCATGTGGATAAAAAGGGTTTGCCATGCCATGGTCCACAGGACAAAAAGGCTGCTGGAACACGTGCAATGTATGCTCCATATATCTCGGAAGATCTTCGACTTCGTGTTTTATCTCTCCTATATGTTGGGGTCTCTGTGGAGACTATTATGCAGAGGCACAATGAATCGGTTGAGAGACAGGGAGGTCCTAGTAACCGTGATGACCTTTTGACCCACCGATATGTTCGACGACAAGAGAGGGCGATCCGTCGATCTACATATGAactagatgatgatgatgctgttAGCATCAAGATGTGGGTTGAAAGCCACCAAAGTCACGTTTTCTTCTATGAAGATTTTTCTGATTCAGATCCATTTACTCTGGGGATTCAAACTGAGTGGCAATTGCAGCAAATGATTAGATTTGGGAATCGAGCTTTGCTTGCATCAGATTCAAGATTTGGTACAAACAAATTAAAg TACCCCATTCACAGTCTTCTTGTGTTTAACTGTGACAAGAAGGCCATTCCAGTGGCTTGGATAATAGCTCCAAGGTTTTCGAGCTTAGATGCACATCGATGGATGAGGGCTCTTTACAATCGAGTTCAAACAAAAGATCCTAACTGGAGATTGGCGGGCTTTATAGTAGATGATCCGCTTTATGATATCCTGGCAATCAG AGATGTTTTTCAGTGCTCAGTATTGATAAGTTTCTGGAGGGTTCGTCATCTATGGCATAAAAACATAGTGAGGAGTTTGCAGATTGACATGCAAATAAAGATATCCAAACAACTTGAGCTGATTGTGGATAATATTTGCCGCCTTCAAGGGACCATGTCACTCTTTGAAGATTTCATTGAAGACTTTATTGATGAATCCAATTTTATGGACTATTTTAAGGCTACTTGGTATCCTAGAATGG GAGCTTGGATCAATGCACTTAAAACTTTGCCTCTTGCTAGCCAGGAAACTTGTGCAGCAGTGGAATTTTATCACAACCAACTGAAGATCAGACTGTTCAATGAGAAGGACAACAGTGTTTTTCAGCGAGCTGATTGGTTGGTTGACAAGTTGGGTACGAAAGTCCATTCTTATTTCTGGCTTGATGAGTACTCTGGAAAAGATGATTTTGCTCGCTATTGGAAAAATGAATGGATAAGTGGTTTGACATCATGGCGCAAGGCGCTGAAAATTCCAGATACTGATGTCCTATTGGAAGATGGGTGTGCCAAGGTTACTGATCAGGATAATCCAGAAAAAACTTATGTTGTTCACAATCCCAGTTCAATGTTTAGCATATGTAATTGTAGTTGGGCGCAAGGTGGGAACCTCTGCGAGCATGTCCTGAAAGTTATTAGCATCTATCAAAAGAGAAGGTCCCTTCCGCCTTCTGTTGGCTTTTTTCAGTATCAGCAGGCTCTAAAGAACATGCTGCATTGCCCACCCTATGACTCTTTAATTCGCGATCATGCAGTCTCCTTGGCAGTTTCTGTTCAGCAACAGTTAAATACCCTGCTTGATAAAGAGAGCGTTGCAACTGTTATGGATCCTAATGAGAAAAGAGTTGTTGTTGATATCTGCTTAGAGACATCAAAAGTTGTCTCATGTAATCAAGATCCGAAGTTAGATAATAAACAGTTTATAATCAGTGATGATATATCTCTTGATGGTGATGACTCTGATGATGGACTCAAAATTGCTGATCAAGTTGTAGATTGTCACAGCAATGAAAATGGCATCCCATCTGAGAGGGTTAGAGAAGACAGTCTACCTGCTGACATGGACGTTGATCTATCATCAATTTATATTTCCCCTCCTAGATTGTTGTCTACCGATGAGAATTTTTCAAGTAATGAGTTCCCAGATAAAGCTTTCGCTACTGAAGTGAATGAGGTTTTAGCTTCTGAGGATGGTGCTTTGTGCGATGATAAGGATAAAGAACGCAATTTAGATAAAGACTGTAAAGAATATGCAATGGATGTGGATTCCCCAGTCTTAGATGTCTCATTGGAAACAGCAACTCCGAAACACTGCGAAACCCATCAGAATGGGTTCAATGATGTTCCTGGAGTAATTTCTTGCAGAAAAGAAGCTGAGCTATAA